AGGATTTCAAACCAAAACCCAAAGATTTCAAACCAAAACCCAAAGATTTCAAACCGAAACCCAAGGACTTCAAACCGAAACCCAAAGATTTCAAACCTAAACCCAAGGATTTGAAACCAAAACCCAAGGATTTCAGACCAAAACCCAAGGATTTCAAACCAAAACCCAAGGATTTCAAACCAAAACCCAAGGATATCAAACCAAAACCCAAAGATTTCAAACCTAAACCCAAGGATTTCAAACCGAAACCCAAGGACTTCAAACCAAAACCCAAGGATTTAAGACTGATATTCAGACCCGAATCCTTAAAAATTTAGATTAAATATTATATGGCATagtttgaaatatgaaatattatgctGTATATGCAGTCCAAAATGAGTCTTACATCGCTACTGAGTTGATATTgtgataaaagaaattaaaaaaacctAGTTTGCTCTGATTAAAGTGaataaatgcttatattttctcttttatATAGATTATACAGTCAGCATTAAAAAGTAGAAAAGTAGGGGAAACAGTTATGAATCGATTGAGTTCCAGGTCCCATCTAATTATATCCATTAACATCAGGAACAAGGTACTCCTGTTACAATGTTTTtgtagaaaatgttaagttttgagATTTATTGGCTGTTGCCTGTTTTAAAAAGCATATttcattgcatattttatacaattgtccatttttgttttgtatatatgttcaCAGTAAATGAGTTTAATTTCTATACAACATGATATCTTATTCTGCTCTTTTAAATAGTGTAGCAGATCAGTATTAGTATCTCGATCTTGGAGAttcacaaagaaaaaaatatagatcTTCAatagaacaacaacaaaaaagttttCCTTCAGAAAAAAGATGACAAAGTCAAAGTTATTGGGAACACCTTGAAAAATGTGTTATCGTTTTATGAGGCGAACAAGGTAAGTTGGcttaaatcataattaaacatttttccaATAACAGAAATAGTCCAATGACCAGACTCCATAGTACCATCTGGATTTTCACACACCAAAACAAAGTTCTTAACCAaagaaaacttttaaaaacaattcaaaaatattcttgATTAAGATGTTTTTCTACATAGAACACATGAACTGATTTAATGAACCATAGTAGTTCCagcaaaataaagattttgattttaaatatctaCACAGAATTTAACTGTAAATTAGCCTAACActacatttaaattttgtcgAAATGGCcattcattttaaatgcttAGAAATCCCCTTGTTTCTCTCCGACCATTCACCGTTGTAATACCGTTGCATTTTACAACAGGTCTCCGCGAGGCAGAACAGGAACTATCGCAACATTCCGTTGCAGACCAAAACATTACATGTCGTTCAGCCGAAAAAAGGaacacattatattttaatatatgcttATATGTAGAAGCCTGGACTGTCTCCTGTATACGGATTTAACCACCTACAATCTTCCTCTTCGAGTTAAGTTGGAAACAAGTCGTTCAGAAAGGAAACAcatagtatattatacaattcTAAGTAATCACAAAGCCGACCTACGACATTATCATCTTTATCATCCTAGGAATGAATATCGGACatactttatattattattataactcaTATTTTCCTTGTTTTCACGAATCACACTCTTGAGAGAATAATTTACTCGAAGACCAGTGAAATATTATCGACGAAATACTTTACATACAGATTACTGCAATTTTTGTTTGCTTCGTTTGCTGCTTAATTTACTTCTACATATTTGCAGCCGATGGCGAAATTGATTATAACATTAAGGGCATTTGGTTAGTgggattgttttatttaaagctactatatacttaatatataaaaattatttgtaatctatataaaaatactaaGGTAAAAGTCTCCTTACAGGAAAAGGTGTTGGGACAAGATATTTCCTTACATGACAGCATTCTGTTAGGAGTTGAACAATATGAATGTTCTCCTTACGTTattcaaaacatgaacatgacGATTAGACAACATGAAGGAATGATAAATCTGAGCCATTATTGTTCAAGCAcagcctttttttaaataccagGATTGACACATACAATGAAGATGGGTCTTGGAGTCACATGTACCACCAAGTGATTATTTCAGAAGGTGAGCTAGTTTCGAACTCCTTTATAGTAAATGAGGTCTTTCCTGTCGTTTCTCGGAGAATTTCTTTGATAACGGTTACCAGGGTggagagatttttttttaaattggctGCTTCCTTTAAAGgatgaaaacaaatgcatatatacGTATTCATGTTAAACAAAGAGCTGTCGTATGACAGTGCAGCACGATATGTTGCTTCATCTAAAGAATAATTgcatttatgatatattatatttgccCTCTGTAATGAGTTTCTCAGAGGCTGCTCTGCATCCCGAGACAGACTTCGACTTATGTAGTTATAATCTCTGGCTGCCTCCTGCTTGGCTAAGACAGCCAGTCTTCGTTTGTCCTCATAAACAAGGAAATATACAAACAAGGATATATACAAGTTGGCAGTTAATGATCAGTTTTAAAATTGATCTCATTTGTGTCATTGGCCAAGGCCTTGAGTTTCATATAAACAGCTGTTTGACTTTgggtaaaaaagtaccaaacaGTTAATTCAGATGATGCAAAACATTTACCAGtcaaataatgattatattcCTTGTTACAAATATGTATCAAACAAGGATTATCTTAGTATGATGATGAATGGTTGAGAAACCTTgtataatgtttcaatgcattacaaCCAGTTCTTGTTGGGATATTGGCATTATGTACTTGTGTACAAACACAAAAccttgaaacatttttaaaaatatttaaatgaaggGTAATATATATGTGCCTCATATGCAAGATAAGAGTTATCATACCTGAATAGATATTATTATCAAGTAAGAtggaataaaatgaataattcacATATTGAttacacatatttgtttttcaaatttagcATGCTGTCAGAGTACATTCTGATGAAATGTCCAAAGAAAGGATAATCAGCTAAACTGTTTTACACGCAGATTACTTTTGTTTGCCGCTTTTTATACGCATACATACTAAACTAATAAGAGTTGACATAGTATGCTCAATAAATGGTACTTAAAATTTGATTACAGAATAAATAGTAATAAACCTGAAGAGAAATAAGTGCTTTTAGTTTATAGACTAGCTTATTGTGATCTACTCATATCAAACAGATGAATGCCAATCAGCCTTAAGGTTTTATGGTGTAGGCTATGACATATGAATAAGTCATCACACTAAACCTGAATTCAACTGGTAAAGTAAGGTTAGAATCCGTACCACATTCCAAAGAAATAACATGATGGGGCAGTGGTGTTGGGGCTATGGGGAAAAAGGTCTCCGTCTAATCCATTTCCATCTGGTTCAGCTTTTATCAAATCGCAATGACAATGAAGAAATAGGTCGCTACACTCAAACTGCTATGGGAGAAAAGGTCTCTAGCTCCGTTTAATCCATTTCTATCTGGTTCAgcctgaaatgaaacaaataatgatgCATCTCTAAAGTGTTCACAGAACTGGTCTATGGCATAAGCATCCTtgtaataaagaaaattataatagttgatattttatttttggtcaaGTAAGTTAGAATGGAAATAAATAGCTAACATATTGATTactcatttgtttcaaatttagcaTTCTGTCAGACTACATTCTGATGAAGTGTCTTAATCAGGATAATAAGCTTTATCATTTTAGTTATTTGATTAGCAGGAGTTAGTTTAgtaagaaataatgtttttggaTCTCCAGATGCGCTCTTTTCCTGTTTAAACACCAGTCTCCCTATAACCTTCTGTCTGCTTAACAGGTTCATTctacattttctttaaacaatcaGAAGTATACTTACTCTCTGGTACAGCTATTACAGGGGCTATTACAGCGGGAACAACATGTGCAGTCTCCTAGAAAAGACATTTCATGTAAATACATTCACTATCAAGGTAGATATGGCACTCTCTAGattaatgcattaaacatgtttgaatattacttcattattatatttaactcatttgaatgacatgatcaaaacaaaaaaagcttaACATATAAgtccatatttattttaaatatttttttaattaattattcctACTTGGCCACAATATCCTGAGATACAAAAGTTccaaaatacaattaattacatgtaatatggaataaatcaaaattttgtTTCCTACTCCGATCTCGCTTGAAAGGGATATAAACATGTATGGAACCATTCCCGACCACCGGCCTTTGTGGATGTGGCTGGTTGTGAGCAATGACATCAACCTCAGGAGCCTTGCAAAGACATTACATCATATGTACTAAGATGGCGTTCAATcggtttaaaatgaaaacaatatagctagatgtttttttgtaattgtactgcataattgtctgtaattcatttgaatgataaaaaaatacattaaatgataATTACTGTTTCATAAATGACCTCTACCGGGATAAAGGTCTTGGTGTTGACCTGAACTGGGGTAGCAGTCTCTTTCGGTGAACCTAAGTGGGAGGTCCCACTAAACCGTCCAACGAGTCAACAAACTCCTCAAGCGCTATGGCCAGCTTGCGCAATGTTGAGTCCGATGACGAATCAGGGGACACATCATCATCATAGCCTCCTTTTCTTGTTGTTGAGCGttgcaaataatttttatttaaaaaaatcacataactTAACCAATAATAGACCATATGATTAATCCTTTAATCCAAACTAAGGTAAGTTCACACTAAATGAAATATATCCGGTTAAATCCAAATCACCAAGTCACAATGTTAACACTACGAAAGCGCGAACTGACTCCCAATATTAGAGAAGTTGTACAGATTCTGTATTCTCCATTTTGaatatttggtatattttaTACCTCACGAggcttttttcattttgttgtttatttgtcgGAATGCCGATACATATTTAGCCGCTATAATGTGGTAACACGTACTGGTCGATGGACATTGATACGTCTCTTTGGGGATAAGATGACAGTGCACTTCCTGTCACATATACACCTTACCATAAAGGCGTTTAAGTCGGGCTCCAATCGAACCCCGATATCTGCAATTACGAGATATGCAAGATCGCCCTGTGTTGAAAACTTTTTCATTTGATTCAGTACCTTTGGAaactttgttatttatttgcgAATGATTTCCtgctattttgttgttgttttttccactTTATTTCCATTATTTCACCCGGCGTTATCACGGGTTTTTCAGTTCATAAAATGGTATAgcaaattgaaatattcatttacagtgtaatttcaaataatgatgGTCTGTATCTCAAATCTTCGACggatatttcatattattatatattttaccagCCGTTTTTGCCAACTCACATCTCTTCTTTAATCTTATCAAATACAGATGGACAAGATCTTAGGAAAGCTTTGTCCTCGCTTTTTGGTTGACATGACCTATTGGTTTAAACACCAATTCATCCcaaataaagttaattaaaaatacGATAACATTCCGCTTGTTGACCCTCTATTCTGATGAAA
Above is a genomic segment from Mya arenaria isolate MELC-2E11 chromosome 2, ASM2691426v1 containing:
- the LOC128216525 gene encoding uncharacterized protein LOC128216525 — encoded protein: MVDLIEPDFKPKPKDFKPKPKDFRPKPKDFRPKPKDFKPKPKDFKPKPKDFKPKPKDFKPKPKDFKPKLKNFKPKPKDFKPKPKDFKPKPKDFKPKPKDFKPKPKDFKPKPKDFKPKPKDLKPKPKDFRPKPKDFKPKPKDFKPKPKDIKPKPKDFKPKPKDFKPKPKDFKPKPKDLRLIFRPESLKI